TACCAATGGTAACAGGTGCAATCAATTGCGTGTCGCTGCCAACAAATACACCATCTTCAATGGTGGTAATAAACTTATTGGCACCATCGTAGTTACAGGTAATAGTACCCGCACCAATGTTTACCCCTGCACCAATAACAGCGTCGCCTAAATAAGCTAAATGACCCGCTTTAGAACCTTTACCTAAAACAGTTTTTTTTATTTCAACAAAGTTACCTATATGGGCATCTTCTTTAAGCTCTGCCCCTGGGCGTAAACGAGCAAAAGGTCCGGCACTGGCGGCTTGTCCAAGCTTGGCGCCTTCAACGATTGTATAAGGTTTAATTTCTGCATTATCAGCAATGTCGCAATCAATCAAAATCGCGCCTGCTCCAATTGTCACGTTATTACCTAAGGTGACTTTACCTTGAAATATCACATTGATATCAATCATCACGTCCATACCTACGCTAACATCACCACGAATATCAATACGGGCAGGATCACGTAAGTTAGCGCCATCGAGCATCATTTTTTCTGCAGCTCGAGCCTGATAAGCACGTTCTAATTGCGCAAGTTGCACACGGTTATTAGCCCCTTCAACTTCGATAGCCGATTGCGGTTGAGATGTGGTAATTTCAACACCATCAGTTTTAGCCATGGCAATGATGTCAGTAAGGTAGTATTCGCCTTGAGCATTGTTGTTTGATAAGCGATTTAACCACGCTTTTAATTGTTTACCCGGTACAGCCATAATACCGGTGTTCACTTCGTTAATTTTTAGCTGTTCGGCATTAGCATCTTTTTGCTCGATAATCCCTACTACGCTGCCATGCTCACGCACAATACGGCCATAACCACTAGGATTAGGTAAGTTTACCGTCAAAATAGCTAACCCATTGACTGGACGTGCTATCAATAGTGCTTCGAGGGTCGATTGTTGGATAAGCGGCACGTCACCATAAAGAATTAATACTGTATCGTGGTCATTAATGTTTGGGTTTGCCTGTGCAACTGCATGACCGGTACCCAATTGTTCGGCCTGTAATACCCAGTTTAATGGTTGCTCACCAAGTGCTGTTTGTAATTTATCTGCGCCATAGCCATACACTAACTGAATAGCAGATGATCCCAATGAATTGGCAGTATCTATTACATGTTGCACCATACTTTTATGGGCAATAGGATGCAGCACTTTAGGTAAATCTGAGCGCATCCGAGTTCCTTTTCCTGCAGCTAAGATCACAACATTTAACGACATTGAGCATTCCTTTAATGAACGGATAGAGATTTGTCGACATTTTAGCGGAATATCAACCAAAGGGAAAATAAAGGCGCCAACTTAGCCAATAATGGTCAATAAAAAAGGCGACTCATAAAGAGTCGCCTTTTAAGCGTCAAATAATCAGATTATCTGGTGATATTTTTCTTGATGCATTCAACAACACGTAATTGAGCCAAAGATTTGGCTAATTCCATTGCTGCAGCTTCATAATTAAAGTCAGATCCCGCGTTAGCAATTGCTTGCTCTGCACGTTCTTTGGCTTCTAAAGCAGCTTTCTCATCAATATCATCGGCACGTAATGCTACATCAGCAAGCACTGAAATTGCAGTAGGTTGTACTTCCAGTAAACCACCTGATAGATACAACACTTCTTCACTGCCATCTTGCTTGATAAAGCGCGCCATACCAGGCTTGATTTTTGTCAGTAACGCAACATGATTAGGCATAATACCTAACTCACCTTCAGCACCATTAACTTCAAAGAAGCTAACTTGGCCGTGGTAGATGCTGTTTTCTGCACTAACAATATCAAGTTGGACTGTTTTGGCTGCCATCAAGTTCTCCTTAAAGAACTAAGCTTTACGGCCTAGTTATTTCTTTTTGTTAGCTTTCTCGACAGCTTCATCGATTGAGCCAACCATGTAGAACGCTTGCTCTGGGATATGATCGAACTCACCATCCAAGATACCCTTAAAGCCACGAATGGTGTCTTTAAGAGAAACGTACTTACCAGGAGAACCAGTAAAGACTTCTGCTACGAAGAAAGGCTGAGATAAGAAACGCTCAATCTTACGAGCTCGGTATACCATGGTTTTGTCATCATCTGACAACTCATCCATGCCCAAGATAGCAATAATGTCTTTCAGCTCTTTATAACGCTGTAATACAGTTTGTACACCGTTTGCAACATCATAATGCTCTTGGCCAACTACCTGTGGATCTAACTGACGTGAAGTCGAATCCAATGGGTCAACCGCTGGGTAGATACCCAAAGAAGCAATTTGACGAGACAATACAACAGTCGCATCTAAGTGAGCGAAGGTTGTGGCTGGTGACGGATCAGTTAAGTCATCCGCAGGTACATATACTGCTTGTACAGAAGTAATAGAACCAGACTTAGTTGAAGTGATACGTTCTTGAAGAACACCCATCTCTTCAGCTAGTGTTGGCTGATAACCTACTGCTGACGGCATACGACCTAATAGTGCAGATACTTCAGTACCGGCTAGAGTGTAACGATAAATGTTGTCCACGAACAACAATACGTCACGACCTTCGTCACGGAACTTTTCAGCGATACTCAGGCCAGTTAACGCTACGCGTAAACGGTTTCCTGGAGGCTCGTTCATCTGACCATAAACCATGGCTACTTTGTCTAATACGCCTGAATCTTCCATCTCGTAGTAGAAGTCGTTACCCTCACGGGTACGCTCACCAACACCAGCGAAAACAGAAAGACCAGAGTGAGCTTTAGCGATGTTGTTAATCAGTTCCATCATGTTAACTGTTTTACCAACACCAGCACCACCGAACAGACCGACTTTACCACCTTTAGCGAAAGGACAAACAAGGTCGATAACCTTGATACCCGTCTCTAAAAGCTCAGTTGAATTTGACTGCTCTTCGTATGAAGGAGCTGCACGGTGAATAACATAACGTTCTTCTTCACCGATAGGACCCGCTTCATCGATAGGCTCGCCCAATACGTTCATAATACGGCCAAGGGTTGCAACCCCAACCGGAACAGTAATTGGTGAACCTGAGTTTGCTACCTCTAGACCACGACGCAGACCATCAGAAGAACCCATAGCGATGGTACGAACAACACCACCACCTAGCTGCTGCTGAACTTCCAGCACCAAACCATTACATGGGCCTTCACCTGTGATCTTCAGAGCGTCATATACTCGAGGTACAGAATCTTGTGGAAACTCTACGTCCACAACCGCGCCAATTACTTGGACAACAGTACCTGTGCTCATGATTAATCCTCTAAACTTGATTTCGTTACCTAAACCTAAACCGCTGCAGCGCCTGACACAATTTCCGACAGTTCTTGCGTAATCGCACCCTGACGAGCTTTGTTATAGACGAGTTGCAAATCATCGATCATTTCGCCAGCGTTATCTGTTGCCGCCTTCATTGCTACCATACGGGCAGCCTGTTCAGAGGCAATATTCTCAACAACACCTTGATATACTTGAGACTCTACATAACGAGTTAACAATACATCCAAAACTTCTTTTGGATCTGGCTCGTAAATATAATCCCAAGGATAACTAGCTACTTCTTCATCTGATTTAGGTAAAGGTAGCAGCTGTTCGATCACAGGAGTCTGGGTCATTGTATTAACAAACTTGTTAAATACAATGTACAGACGATCCAGTTTACCTTCGTTGTAAGCTTTTAACATGACACGTACTGTGCCAATCAAATCAACAAGTTTGGGCGCATCGCCTAAACCTGATGCATGGGCAGATATTTCACCGCCAAAGCTTTTAAAAAACTGAACAGAACGGGCACCAATTGGGCAAAACTCAATATCTGCGCCTTGTTCTTTCCACTTTTTAACGTCTGACACAACCTTTTTAAATAGATTGACGTTCAAACCACCACAAAGGCCACGGTCGGTTGCTACAACAATGTAACCAACCCGCTTGGCATCTCTCACCTCTAAATAGGGGTGTTTATACTCGAGAGTACCTTGCGCTACGTGACCGATCACCTTACGCATATTTTCTGCATATGGTCGGCTAGCTGCCATGCGTTCCTGCGCTTTGCGCATTTTGCTGGCGGCTACCATTTCCATAGCGGAAGTGATCTTCTGAGTATTTTTAACACTCGCGATCTTGGTTTTAATCTCTTTAGCGCTAGCCATCTCTACTCTCCAATCTGGGACCTGAGGTGCCTAATGACACCCCGTGTTCATTATTACCAGGTTTGGGTTTCAATGAACTTGTCCATGCCTGCCTTTAACTCACCTTCGATATCAGCGTTATAATCGCCAGTAGCATTGATGGTGTTCATTAGGTCAGCATGTTGACTGTTCATGTATGAAAGCAGAGAGGCTTCGAAGCGACCGATTTCATTTAAAGCAACACCTTTAAGGTAGCCTTTTTCAGCTGCGAAAATAGACACAGACTGGGCAGCAACGCTCATAGGAGCATATTGCTTTTGCTTCATTAATTCGGTTACACGCTCACCATGCTCAAGTTGAGCACGTGTTGCATCATCTAAATCAGACGCAAACTGTGAGAACGCAGCAAGCTCTCGATACTGTGCAAGTGCTGTACGAATACCGCCTGACAGTTTCTTGATGATTTTAGTCTGCGCGGCAC
This region of Shewanella livingstonensis genomic DNA includes:
- the glmU gene encoding bifunctional UDP-N-acetylglucosamine diphosphorylase/glucosamine-1-phosphate N-acetyltransferase GlmU; the protein is MSLNVVILAAGKGTRMRSDLPKVLHPIAHKSMVQHVIDTANSLGSSAIQLVYGYGADKLQTALGEQPLNWVLQAEQLGTGHAVAQANPNINDHDTVLILYGDVPLIQQSTLEALLIARPVNGLAILTVNLPNPSGYGRIVREHGSVVGIIEQKDANAEQLKINEVNTGIMAVPGKQLKAWLNRLSNNNAQGEYYLTDIIAMAKTDGVEITTSQPQSAIEVEGANNRVQLAQLERAYQARAAEKMMLDGANLRDPARIDIRGDVSVGMDVMIDINVIFQGKVTLGNNVTIGAGAILIDCDIADNAEIKPYTIVEGAKLGQAASAGPFARLRPGAELKEDAHIGNFVEIKKTVLGKGSKAGHLAYLGDAVIGAGVNIGAGTITCNYDGANKFITTIEDGVFVGSDTQLIAPVTIGKNATLGAGSTITKDVAENELVITRVKQRHIAGWQRPIKIKK
- a CDS encoding F0F1 ATP synthase subunit epsilon produces the protein MAAKTVQLDIVSAENSIYHGQVSFFEVNGAEGELGIMPNHVALLTKIKPGMARFIKQDGSEEVLYLSGGLLEVQPTAISVLADVALRADDIDEKAALEAKERAEQAIANAGSDFNYEAAAMELAKSLAQLRVVECIKKNITR
- the atpD gene encoding F0F1 ATP synthase subunit beta: MSTGTVVQVIGAVVDVEFPQDSVPRVYDALKITGEGPCNGLVLEVQQQLGGGVVRTIAMGSSDGLRRGLEVANSGSPITVPVGVATLGRIMNVLGEPIDEAGPIGEEERYVIHRAAPSYEEQSNSTELLETGIKVIDLVCPFAKGGKVGLFGGAGVGKTVNMMELINNIAKAHSGLSVFAGVGERTREGNDFYYEMEDSGVLDKVAMVYGQMNEPPGNRLRVALTGLSIAEKFRDEGRDVLLFVDNIYRYTLAGTEVSALLGRMPSAVGYQPTLAEEMGVLQERITSTKSGSITSVQAVYVPADDLTDPSPATTFAHLDATVVLSRQIASLGIYPAVDPLDSTSRQLDPQVVGQEHYDVANGVQTVLQRYKELKDIIAILGMDELSDDDKTMVYRARKIERFLSQPFFVAEVFTGSPGKYVSLKDTIRGFKGILDGEFDHIPEQAFYMVGSIDEAVEKANKKK
- the atpG gene encoding F0F1 ATP synthase subunit gamma encodes the protein MASAKEIKTKIASVKNTQKITSAMEMVAASKMRKAQERMAASRPYAENMRKVIGHVAQGTLEYKHPYLEVRDAKRVGYIVVATDRGLCGGLNVNLFKKVVSDVKKWKEQGADIEFCPIGARSVQFFKSFGGEISAHASGLGDAPKLVDLIGTVRVMLKAYNEGKLDRLYIVFNKFVNTMTQTPVIEQLLPLPKSDEEVASYPWDYIYEPDPKEVLDVLLTRYVESQVYQGVVENIASEQAARMVAMKAATDNAGEMIDDLQLVYNKARQGAITQELSEIVSGAAAV